A single Callithrix jacchus isolate 240 chromosome 4, calJac240_pri, whole genome shotgun sequence DNA region contains:
- the CAJA-DPB1 gene encoding HLA class II histocompatibility antigen, DP beta 1 chain isoform X1: MVLQVSALPRTVALTALLMALLTAVVQGRATTENYVYQRLFECYAFNGTQHLLDRLFYNREEFVRFDSDLGEYQAVTELGRPDAKYWNSQKDILEQMRAEVERVCRHNYELEDPLILKRQVQPKVNVSPSKKGPLQHHNLLVCHVTDFYPGSIQVRWFLNGQEETAGVVSTNLIRNGDWTFQILVMLEMMPQQGDVYTCQVEHPSLDSPVTVEWKAQSDSARSKMLTGAGSFVLGLLICGVGIVMHRRSKKSSTRICVNRKRTSGLNPSFNLSPQGS, encoded by the exons ATGGTTCTGCAGGTTTCTGCCCTCCCCCGGACAGTGGCTCTGACGGCGTTACTGATGGCGCTACTCACAGCTGTGGTCCAGGGCAGGGCCACTACAG AGAATTACGTGTACCAGAGATTGTTTGAATGCTACGCGTTTAACGGGACACAGCACCTCCTGGACAGACTCTTCTACAACCGGGAGGAGTTCGTGCGTTTCGATAGCGACCTGGGGGAGTACCAGGCGGTGACAGAGCTGGGACGTCCCGATGCCAAGTACTGGAACAGCCAGAAGGACATCCTGGAGCAGATGCGGGCCGAGGTGGAGAGGGTGTGCAGACACAACTACGAATTAGAGGATCCCCTCATCCTGAAGCGCCAAG TCCAGCCTAAGGTGAACGTCTCCCCATCCAAGAAAGGGCCCTTGCAACACCACAACCTGCTTGTCTGCCACGTGACAGATTTCTACCCGGGCAGCATTCAAGTCCGATGGTTCCTGAATGGACAGGAGGAAACAGCTGGGGTTGTGTCCACCAACCTGATCCGTAATGGAGACTGGACCTTCCAGATCCTGGTGATGCTAGAAATGATGCCCCAGCAGGGAGACGTCTACACCTGCCAAGTGGAGCACCCCAGTCTGGACAGTCCTGTCACCGTGGAGTGGA AGGCACAGTCTGATTCTGCCCGGAGTAAGATGCTGACAGGAGCTGGGAGCTTCGTGCTGGGGCTCCTCATCTGTGGAGTGGGCATCGTCATGCACAGGAGGAGCAAAAAA AGTTCAACGAGGATCTGCGTAAACAG GAAGAGAACCTCAGGCCTGAACCCCTCTTTCAATCTCAGCCCTCAG GGTTCCTGA
- the CAJA-DPB1 gene encoding HLA class II histocompatibility antigen, DP beta 1 chain isoform X2 has protein sequence MVLQVSALPRTVALTALLMALLTAVVQGRATTENYVYQRLFECYAFNGTQHLLDRLFYNREEFVRFDSDLGEYQAVTELGRPDAKYWNSQKDILEQMRAEVERVCRHNYELEDPLILKRQVQPKVNVSPSKKGPLQHHNLLVCHVTDFYPGSIQVRWFLNGQEETAGVVSTNLIRNGDWTFQILVMLEMMPQQGDVYTCQVEHPSLDSPVTVEWKAQSDSARSKMLTGAGSFVLGLLICGVGIVMHRRSKKVQRGSA, from the exons ATGGTTCTGCAGGTTTCTGCCCTCCCCCGGACAGTGGCTCTGACGGCGTTACTGATGGCGCTACTCACAGCTGTGGTCCAGGGCAGGGCCACTACAG AGAATTACGTGTACCAGAGATTGTTTGAATGCTACGCGTTTAACGGGACACAGCACCTCCTGGACAGACTCTTCTACAACCGGGAGGAGTTCGTGCGTTTCGATAGCGACCTGGGGGAGTACCAGGCGGTGACAGAGCTGGGACGTCCCGATGCCAAGTACTGGAACAGCCAGAAGGACATCCTGGAGCAGATGCGGGCCGAGGTGGAGAGGGTGTGCAGACACAACTACGAATTAGAGGATCCCCTCATCCTGAAGCGCCAAG TCCAGCCTAAGGTGAACGTCTCCCCATCCAAGAAAGGGCCCTTGCAACACCACAACCTGCTTGTCTGCCACGTGACAGATTTCTACCCGGGCAGCATTCAAGTCCGATGGTTCCTGAATGGACAGGAGGAAACAGCTGGGGTTGTGTCCACCAACCTGATCCGTAATGGAGACTGGACCTTCCAGATCCTGGTGATGCTAGAAATGATGCCCCAGCAGGGAGACGTCTACACCTGCCAAGTGGAGCACCCCAGTCTGGACAGTCCTGTCACCGTGGAGTGGA AGGCACAGTCTGATTCTGCCCGGAGTAAGATGCTGACAGGAGCTGGGAGCTTCGTGCTGGGGCTCCTCATCTGTGGAGTGGGCATCGTCATGCACAGGAGGAGCAAAAAAG TTCAACGAGGATCTGCGTAA
- the CAJA-DPB1 gene encoding HLA class II histocompatibility antigen, DP beta 1 chain isoform X3 has product MVLQVSALPRTVALTALLMALLTAVVQGRATTENYVYQRLFECYAFNGTQHLLDRLFYNREEFVRFDSDLGEYQAVTELGRPDAKYWNSQKDILEQMRAEVERVCRHNYELEDPLILKRQDFYPGSIQVRWFLNGQEETAGVVSTNLIRNGDWTFQILVMLEMMPQQGDVYTCQVEHPSLDSPVTVEWKAQSDSARSKMLTGAGSFVLGLLICGVGIVMHRRSKKVQRGSA; this is encoded by the exons ATGGTTCTGCAGGTTTCTGCCCTCCCCCGGACAGTGGCTCTGACGGCGTTACTGATGGCGCTACTCACAGCTGTGGTCCAGGGCAGGGCCACTACAG AGAATTACGTGTACCAGAGATTGTTTGAATGCTACGCGTTTAACGGGACACAGCACCTCCTGGACAGACTCTTCTACAACCGGGAGGAGTTCGTGCGTTTCGATAGCGACCTGGGGGAGTACCAGGCGGTGACAGAGCTGGGACGTCCCGATGCCAAGTACTGGAACAGCCAGAAGGACATCCTGGAGCAGATGCGGGCCGAGGTGGAGAGGGTGTGCAGACACAACTACGAATTAGAGGATCCCCTCATCCTGAAGCGCCAAG ATTTCTACCCGGGCAGCATTCAAGTCCGATGGTTCCTGAATGGACAGGAGGAAACAGCTGGGGTTGTGTCCACCAACCTGATCCGTAATGGAGACTGGACCTTCCAGATCCTGGTGATGCTAGAAATGATGCCCCAGCAGGGAGACGTCTACACCTGCCAAGTGGAGCACCCCAGTCTGGACAGTCCTGTCACCGTGGAGTGGA AGGCACAGTCTGATTCTGCCCGGAGTAAGATGCTGACAGGAGCTGGGAGCTTCGTGCTGGGGCTCCTCATCTGTGGAGTGGGCATCGTCATGCACAGGAGGAGCAAAAAAG TTCAACGAGGATCTGCGTAA